One stretch of Harmonia axyridis chromosome 1, icHarAxyr1.1, whole genome shotgun sequence DNA includes these proteins:
- the LOC123671380 gene encoding uncharacterized protein LOC123671380, with amino-acid sequence MTDFKLKRAKFARTSCIGELASLLDLANKATTDSNLRTSFRIRFTEIDDVREEFNKQHQTVTSILLQGEDTDLDSEEAIKREFQNDYFSVKTIYTQLFDPNEKSLNESTQSVLTRKQSLASCFPHSLTPNIRLPQIEIKKFRGDYTQFATFLDVFDALVHNNQSLTEIEKFNYLISSLEGPPLSLVRTLPMTSDNYQIAYDSLVNRFSNERLRAQAHWNAIESTGKINCNNRTALRNLLSTFTENLAALKNMNFPVESWDFIVFMLLIKRLDNSTIARFELENGSSMIPEFKTLLEFLNKYCIAMDTLGTSHNSNNTRTGDSNSSSNSKQRIGTYFSNDNKNQRSKSTCTLCNQDHSLLSCSKFIEKTPQERHSFAKQKHLCFNCLSNIHDLRSCKSVNTCRKCHQRHHTLLHLARPSSETSAGSEEPPSTSSDWAVLSASAGVSHKTPTVLLSTALIEVRDNFGMFHRFRCLIDSGSMSSFITRKAAKLLGLPRHKLDVEVKGLNSMKMNASYGSLVLMFRPCKLNGPVLLTDAIILDRICDEIPSHPIPVSAWSHLAHIKLADESFHTPGKIDILLGADVFSKIMLAEQIIGKPGQIDAMNTIFGYILMGKFYCKSKPSISTFLTSCSDFSTDISLQKFWELDSLPSVEPISPDNKLCDQIFSDQHYRDSEGRYVVSLPFRSCLPQFTGMRELALQRFFTLERRLLKTPDLYKLYVEFMRDYLESNHMEIIPYDCINRNSYYLPHHCVVKAQNSQSKIRVVFNASAKSPCSEEGSLNDHLLTGKKLQRDIISILLRFRLHEYTVCADIRQMYRMIRIRPDHADYQRIIWRFSVDEAPQDYRLLTVTYGVNSAPYLALRTLIQLTDDEGPKFPLASKALLENTYVDDIVAGNSSLEGAKLLLQQLVELLNRGNFELRKFSSNCPSVLAGIPSSHMSADPLTFDQEDEHFSLKILGLQWDPKGDCFRFSFEPLNKSSIKRHLLSQIARIYDPMGFLAPVTFLLKHLLQRVWSSGIDWDDELPPDIARVWDAFKSQIQILSSITIPRKLLSPKAKSYQLVGFCDASERGYCAVVYNRMIDDNDQPNNNFLCAKTKVSPLKRITIPRLELCGAVLLAKLLSYCLHVFRDSIDFCKVYAFTDSQITLDWIKGSPHRWPTFVANRVAHIQEKVPSASWYHIDSKNNPADAGSRGLLPSEFAYQSIWFDGPQLLHTPSSSFPVNIDIDVTTQQNINNFCSKLSDKSAQNIIISLLDSISSLTRIQRILAYVLRFTHNAKKESDKLSGNLTLLELNESLFQLVRVTQQHAFSTEVKGNTFPKHWQKLKIFLDERGILRVGGRIDSSSLSFESKHPMLLPKKSRLTALVDMYHKKYLHAGLRTLRFLIAQRFWIISGRKAISSVLNRCLKCFKIRSKPYQPPMGALPKPRISEVKPFSNCGVDFAGPYSITIGRHRGVKTVKAYVCSFVCFATKALHLELATDLSTETFLSALQRLIARRGRISHLYSDCGTNFVGANREIINLMKDSAEREHIQWHFNPPSAPHMGGLWEAGVKSVKTHLSRVIGAQILTYEEFYTVLCLIEAILNSRPLEALSSDPEDVSALSPGHFLTLEPLNALPYPDITQLPLNRLSRWQCLQRIQQDFWKHWQREYLHTLQQCSKWYTPDNNPPKLGDLVLIKDERLPPCQWALGRISSLSNAIDGRSRIATVKTRSGFLKRPVVKLFPLPVEI; translated from the coding sequence ATGACGGATTTCAAACTGAAGAGAGCTAAGTTCGCGAGAACATCGTGTATAGGTGAATTAGCTTCACTATTGGATTTGGCCAATAAAGCAACAACAGATTCTAATCTCAGAACCTCGTTTAGAATTCGTTTTACCGAGATAGATGATGTTCGCGAAGAGTTTAATAAACAACACCAAACTGTAACTTCAATCTTGTTACAAGGTGAAGATACTGATCTCGATTCAGAAGAAGCAATAAAAcgtgaatttcaaaatgattatttttctgtCAAAACTATTTATACTCAATTATTTGatccaaatgaaaaatctttgaatGAATCGACGCAATCTGTTTTGACACGCAAGCAGAGTCTTGCTTCTTGCTTTCCTCATTCCTTAACTCCTAACATTCGACTTCcgcaaatagaaataaaaaagttcagagGAGATTATACGCAATTTGCTACATTTTTGGATGTATTTGACGCCCTTGTTCATAACAATCAATCGCTcactgaaattgaaaagttcaatTATTTGATATCCTCGTTAGAAGGACCGCCTCTATCTTTAGTTCGCACATTGCCGATGACTTCTGATAATTATCAGATCGCTTATGACTCGCTGGTCAATagattttccaatgaaaggttGAGAGCCCAAGCTCATTGGAACGCAATAGAAAGCACAGGCAAAATCAATTGTAATAATCGAACCGCACTTCGCAATTTACTAAGTACATTCACTGAAAATTTGGCCGCActaaaaaacatgaattttcctGTAGAATCTTGGGACTTCATCGTGTTTATGCTCTTGATAAAACGCTTGGATAATTCAACTATCGCACGCTTCGAACTTGAAAATGGTTCCTCTATGATTCCCGAATTCAAGACTCTACTTGAATTTCTCAATAAATATTGTATTGCAATGGACACTCTGGGTACATCCCATAATTCTAATAATACCAGAACGGGTGATTCAAATAGTTCTTCCAATTCAAAACAACGCATAGGAACCTATTTCTCTAACGACAATAAGAATCAACGCTCAAAATCCACTTGTACGCTTTGTAATCAAGACCATTCGCTTCTCTCatgttcaaaatttattgaaaaaactcccCAAGAACGTCATTCATTCGCCAAGCAGAAACAtctatgtttcaattgtttGAGTAACATACATGATTTGCGATCTTGCAAGTCTGTGAATACGTGTCGAAAATGTCATCAACGACATCACACCTTGTTGCACCTTGCACGGCCCTCCAGTGAAACTTCCGCTGGATCAGAGGAACCTCCTTCTACCTCTTCTGATTGGGCAGTTTTGTCAGCATCCGCTGGTGTCTCTCATAAAACACCTACAGTTCTATTGTCCACCGCGTTAATTGAAGTCAGAGATAATTTTGGAATGTTTCATCGTTTTCGTTGCTTGATTGACAGTGGATCCATGTCTTCTTTCATAACTCGAAAGGCTGCGAAATTGTTAGGTTTACCCCGGCACAAACTTGATGTTGAGGTAAAAGGTCTTAATTCCATGAAAATGAACGCTTCTTATGGTTCTTTAGTTTTAATGTTTCGCCCATGTAAATTGAATGGTCCTGTTTTGTTGACagacgcaataattttagacaGAATTTGTGATGAGATACCTTCTCATCCGATTCCTGTTTCCGCTTGGTCCCATTTAGCGCACATAAAATTAGCCGACGAATCCTTCCATACCCCTGGTaagattgatattttattaGGCGCagatgttttttcgaaaatcatgtTGGCTGAACAGATAATTGGAAAACCTGGTCAAATTGACGCTATGAACACCATTTTCGGTTATATTTTAATGGGGAAGTTCTATTGTAAATCAAAACCATCTATATCAACATTTTTAACTTCATGTTCAGATTTCTCCACAGATATTTCTCTGCAAAAATTTTGGGAACTTGACTCCTTGCCTTCAGTAGAACCGATATCCCCTGATAACAAACTATGTGATCAGATATTTTCCGATCAACACTATCGCGACAGCGAGGGTAGATACGTCGTTTCGCTTCCATTTCGCAGTTGTTTGCCGCAGTTTACTGGAATGCGTGAACTGGCGCTGCAAAGGTTCTTTACTCTTGAACGAAGACTTTTGAAAACGCCCGATTTGTATAAATTATATGTTGAGTTTATGCGGGATTATCTTGAATCCAATCATATGGAGATTATTCCTTACGACTGCATTAATCGAAACTCATATTATCTTCCTCATCACTGCGTTGTAAAAGCTCAGAATAGTCAGAGTAAAATTCGTGTAGTATTCAATGCTTCCGCAAAATCTCCTTGTTCTGAAGAAGGTTCACTAAATGATCATCTTCTTACCGGGAAGAAACTTCAAAGGGATATAATTTCGATTTTACTTCGTTTTCGGTTGCATGAATATACAGTATGCGCCGATATCCGACAGATGTATCGCATGATTCGTATAAGGCCAGACCATGCAGATTATCAACGCATTATTTGGAGGTTTTCAGtcgatgaggcacctcaagactATAGGTTACTCACAGTAACGTATGGTGTAAATAGTGCCCCATATCTAGCATTGCGCACCCTCATTCAGTTAACTGATGATGAGGGTCCTAAATTTCCTTTGGCTTCAAAAGCACTACTCGAAAATACGTATGTTGATGATATAGTTGCTGGCAATTCGTCGTTGGAAGGAGCCAAACTGTTGCTCCAGCAACTAGTTGAACTTTTGAATAGGGGTAATTTCgaacttagaaaattttcttccaaTTGCCCTTCCGTTTTGGCAGGAATACCGTCTTCACATATGTCAGCTGATCCTCTGACATTTGACCAGGAAGATGAACACTTTTCTTTGAAGATTTTGGGTTTGCAATGGGATCCAAAGGGAGATTGTTTTCGCTTCAGCTTTGAACCCTTGAATAAATCTTCTATAAAGCGACACTTACTTTCCCAAATAGCTCGCATCTATGATCCCATGGGTTTTTTAGCTCCAGTGACTTTTCTCCTGAAGCACCTCTTGCAAAGAGTCTGGTCGTCAGGTATTGATTGGGATGATGAACTTCCTCCAGATATCGCTAGAGTCTGGGATGCATTCAAATCCCAAATTCAGATCCTATCCTCGATCACCATTCCTCGCAAACTTCTCTCCCCGAAAGCCAAGTCTTACCAACTCGTAGGATTTTGTGACGCCTCTGAGAGGGGTTACTGCGCCGTGGTTTATAATCGTATGATTGATGACAACGATCaaccaaataataattttttatgcgcAAAAACTAAAGTTTCTCCTCTGAAACGAATAACAATTCCGCGTCTTGAATTGTGCGGTGCTGTACTGCTAGCCAAGCTCCTCTCATATTGCCTTCACGTATTTCGGGATTCTATAGATTTTTGTAAAGTTTACGCTTTCACGGATTCCCAAATCACATTAGATTGGATCAAGGGATCACCACATCGGTGGCCTACATTTGTAGCCAACAGAGTAGCTCACATCCAGGAGAAGGTACCTAGTGCTTCGTGGTATCACATTGACTCCAAAAATAACCCCGCTGATGCCGGGTCCAGAGGGTTATTGCCTTCAGAATTCGCCTATCAGTCCATTTGGTTTGATGGACCTCAATTATTGCACACGCCTTCAAGCTCATTTCCTGTTAATATCGATATTGATGTGACCACTCAACagaacattaataatttttGCTCGAAACTTTCAGATAAATCTGCCcagaatattataatttctttaCTCGATAGTATTTCTTCGTTGACCAGAATTCAAAGAATTCTCGCATATGTTCTTCGCTTCACGCATAACGCTAAAAAAGAGAGTGATAAACTGTCTGGAAATCTCACACTCCTTGAGCTAAATGAATCATTGTTTCAATTAGTCAGAGTCACGCAACAACATGCTTTTTCAACCGAAGTTAAAGGGAACACTTTTCCCAAACATtggcaaaaattgaaaatttttcttgatgaACGAGGTATATTAAGAGTAGGAGGCAGGATTGATTCATCCTCGTTATCTTTCGAGTCAAAACACCCAATGCTTTTACCTAAAAAGAGTCGTTTGACAGCACTTGTTGATATGtaccataaaaaatatttacatgcAGGACTTCGCACTCTTAGATTTCTGATTGCTCAAAGATTTTGGATCATCAGTGGTAGAAAGGCCATTTCTTCGGTTTTGAATAGGTGtttaaaatgtttcaaaattcgGTCCAAGCCATATCAACCCCCTATGGGTGCACTTCCAAAACCACGGATTTCTGAAGTTAAACCTTTCAGTAATTGTGGAGTAGATTTCGCAGGTCCTTACTCTATAACTATAGGTCGACATCGTGGTGTCAAAACGGTGAAGGCTTATGTatgttcatttgtttgtttcgCTACAAAGGCCCTCCATTTAGAATTGGCAACCGATTTGTCCACTGAGACATTTCTATCCGCTCTCCAAAGACTTATTGCGCGACGAGGAAGAATAAGTCATTTATATTCTGACTGTGGTACTAATTTTGTCGGTGCCAATCGAGAAATAATCAATTTGATGAAAGATTCTGCTGAAAGGGAGCACATACAGTGGCATTTCAACCCCCCTTCAGCTCCGCATATGGGTGGTTTATGGGAAGCAGGTGTCAAATCTGTGAAAACCCATTTGAGCAGAGTTATAGGAGCTCAAATTCTCACATATGAGGAGTTTTATACGGTTCTTTGTCTCATCGAGGCTATATTGAACTCTCGCCCGCTAGAAGCATTGTCTTCAGACCCAGAAGATGTGTCCGCCCTTTCACCTGGTCATTTCCTTACCCTTGAACCACTTAATGCCCTTCCTTATCCCGATATTACCCAACTTCCCTTGAACCGCCTTAGTCGTTGGCAATGTCTCCAGCGAATTCAACAAGATTTTTGGAAACATTGGCAACGTGAATACCTGCACACTTTGCAGCAATGTTCCAAATGGTACACGCCGGACAATAATCCTCCTAAACTTGGAGATTTAGTGCTCATCAAAGATGAGAGGCTTCCTCCTTGCCAATGGGCACTTGGACGAATTTCATCTCTGTCCAATGCAATCGATGGACGTTCCCGCATCGCCACTGTTAAAACCCGATCTGGTTTCTTGAAGAGACCGGTTGTTAAGCTTTTCCCTTTgcctgttgaaatttga